The following proteins are encoded in a genomic region of Dialister hominis:
- the sufB gene encoding Fe-S cluster assembly protein SufB produces the protein MAEEKKKSQVDDINRSIYDIKDKVEYSYKADNGLTEEVIREISAKKEEPEWMLEKRLQALEIYNHMDFPEWAPDISELDMDHIDTYIRPKTDMKAKWEDLPQNIRDTFDRLGIPEAEKKSLAGVGAQYDSEVVYHNIQKELEEQGVIYVDFETAVKEYPDLIKPYFGKLITPNYHKFAALHYAVWSGGSFVYVPKGVHVRMPLQSYFRLNAPGAGQFEHTLIIIEEGADCHFIEGCSAPRYNVANLHAGAVELYVKKGATLRYSTIENWSKNMYNLNTKKSIIEEDGHMIWVSGSFGSHTSCLYPDTILKGDHSTCDFTGITFAGKGQFLDTGSKVEALGKGTSININSKSISKAGGTAIYRGVVYIGPEAKGTKGTISCESLMLDNESRSDTIPDIIIENDDIDLGHEAKIGRIPDDDIYYLMSRGLSEEDAKAMLVRGFAEPISKELPLEYAVEMNRLIDLEFEGAIG, from the coding sequence ATGGCTGAAGAAAAGAAGAAGAGCCAGGTCGATGACATCAATCGAAGCATCTACGACATCAAGGACAAGGTGGAGTACTCCTACAAGGCTGACAACGGTCTGACTGAAGAAGTCATCCGTGAAATTTCTGCCAAGAAGGAAGAACCGGAATGGATGCTTGAAAAGCGCCTGCAGGCTCTTGAAATATACAATCATATGGACTTCCCGGAATGGGCTCCGGATATCTCCGAGCTCGATATGGATCATATCGACACCTACATCCGCCCGAAGACGGATATGAAGGCGAAATGGGAAGACCTGCCGCAGAATATCAGGGACACATTCGATCGTCTCGGCATTCCTGAAGCAGAAAAGAAATCTCTTGCCGGCGTCGGAGCGCAGTATGACTCTGAAGTCGTTTATCATAATATCCAGAAGGAACTGGAAGAACAGGGCGTCATTTACGTTGACTTCGAAACCGCTGTCAAGGAATACCCTGATCTGATCAAACCGTATTTCGGAAAGCTCATCACTCCGAATTACCATAAATTTGCTGCACTGCACTATGCTGTGTGGTCCGGCGGCTCTTTCGTTTACGTTCCAAAGGGCGTTCACGTACGCATGCCGCTGCAGAGTTATTTCCGCCTCAATGCGCCTGGTGCGGGACAGTTCGAACATACTCTGATCATCATTGAAGAAGGCGCTGACTGCCATTTCATCGAAGGCTGCTCGGCTCCAAGATACAACGTGGCAAACCTTCATGCCGGAGCCGTCGAGCTCTACGTCAAGAAGGGGGCAACGCTGCGCTACAGCACGATTGAAAACTGGTCGAAGAACATGTACAACCTGAATACCAAGAAGTCCATCATTGAAGAAGACGGACACATGATCTGGGTATCCGGTTCCTTCGGCTCCCATACATCCTGCCTCTATCCGGATACCATCCTCAAGGGCGATCATTCCACCTGTGATTTCACAGGCATCACGTTTGCCGGCAAGGGTCAGTTCCTCGATACTGGTTCCAAGGTGGAAGCACTTGGAAAAGGCACTTCCATCAATATCAACTCCAAATCCATTTCCAAAGCAGGCGGCACTGCAATTTACCGCGGCGTCGTTTACATCGGACCGGAAGCAAAGGGAACAAAGGGCACTATCAGCTGTGAATCCCTGATGCTGGATAATGAATCCAGATCCGACACGATCCCGGACATCATCATTGAAAATGATGACATCGATCTTGGCCATGAAGCTAAGATCGGCCGTATCCCGGATGATGATATTTACTACCTCATGAGCCGCGGCCTTTCTGAAGAAGACGCGAAAGCCATGCTCGTCCGCGGATTTGCCGAACCGATTTCAAAGGAACTTCCTTTGGAATATGCTGTAGAAATGAACCGCCTCATCGATCTTGAATTCGAAGGCGCTATAGGATAA
- a CDS encoding SufB/SufD family protein has product MEEIRVNRLSLLTYRYLHTNDTPMQFEAPEKSGEPVFSDIIYVKEGGELPEDFNGASKETVKAAADGRRYTITVPAHAETSLTITLKADEAHPDFAGQFVFYLGEEAKLSLVWRIEGEAPSDTCLIAAYYDLKEGANLSVSCMEKGLTHATIYDQRHTHLARKAKAVFLAAELGGQNVIVHSYGKLEGDKSTMQEKAVYAARGDQHLDFFCHIDHIGKKTNAEIDIKGALADTAKKIFRGTLNFKKGCSGSVGDEGDYAIQLDPHTKNISLPLLLCTEDDVVGNHASSAGQLDANTIYFLMTRGFSLEEARRIVVEALIRPIIDSMDSSLHDEVIEEVRRKLDSKEIK; this is encoded by the coding sequence ATGGAAGAAATCAGAGTCAACCGACTGTCGCTTCTTACGTACCGGTACCTTCATACCAACGATACCCCGATGCAGTTCGAGGCGCCCGAGAAATCAGGCGAACCGGTCTTCTCCGATATAATATATGTCAAAGAAGGGGGAGAGCTTCCGGAAGACTTCAACGGGGCATCCAAAGAAACCGTAAAAGCGGCCGCAGACGGCAGACGTTACACCATCACCGTTCCGGCTCATGCTGAAACATCACTCACGATTACGCTCAAGGCAGATGAAGCTCATCCTGACTTTGCAGGCCAGTTCGTATTCTATCTCGGCGAGGAAGCCAAGCTTTCCCTCGTATGGAGAATCGAAGGCGAAGCACCGTCCGATACCTGCCTCATTGCTGCGTATTATGATCTGAAGGAAGGCGCAAACCTCAGCGTTTCCTGTATGGAAAAAGGCCTGACGCATGCGACTATCTATGACCAGAGACATACACACCTTGCCAGAAAGGCAAAGGCCGTATTCCTGGCTGCCGAACTTGGCGGACAGAATGTCATCGTCCACAGCTACGGCAAACTGGAGGGCGACAAGTCCACGATGCAGGAAAAGGCTGTTTATGCAGCAAGAGGCGACCAGCACCTCGACTTCTTCTGCCACATCGACCATATCGGCAAAAAGACGAATGCCGAGATCGATATCAAGGGCGCACTGGCCGATACAGCCAAGAAGATTTTCAGAGGCACATTGAATTTCAAGAAGGGATGCAGCGGATCTGTCGGCGATGAAGGCGACTATGCCATCCAGCTCGATCCCCATACCAAGAATATTTCCCTGCCGCTTCTGCTCTGCACCGAAGACGACGTTGTGGGGAATCACGCATCCAGCGCAGGACAGCTCGATGCCAATACGATTTACTTCCTCATGACACGCGGCTTCTCGCTTGAAGAGGCAAGAAGAATCGTTGTGGAAGCGCTGATCCGTCCGATCATCGACAGCATGGACAGCTCGCTGCATGATGAAGTGATTGAAGAAGTCAGAAGGAAACTGGATTCCAAGGAGATAAAATGA
- a CDS encoding aminotransferase class V-fold PLP-dependent enzyme — protein MNLDLIRKDFPILETQVNGHQIVYFDNGATTQRPLPVVNAVVDYVTHQNGNPHRGAHIFAISASEAYDTSKEVVRDFIHARSEKEIIYTRNTTESLNLVSRSYGETHLKKGDHILITIAEHHSNLVTWQRAAEKTGAVLDYIYIDKETGHFPEEELKKINDPRVKILAFAQVSNVLGVEFDPKPLIKRAHAHGAVVVLDGAQSTPHKQIDVQDLDCDFFAFSGHKMCSMGGIGVLYAKEELLDEMEPFLMGGDMIETVEEQTTTFAELPAKFEAGTQYVEGAVGLVAAIKYIQAIGYDDIRAQERKLVTRCLEGMKKLPFIQIIGPKNPEEKEGLIAFEVEGVHPHDVAQIMSAEGICIRTGHHCAEPLHHYLGVNASCRASFYFYNTEEEVDYFLDKLKDVRKVMGYDD, from the coding sequence ATGAACTTAGACTTAATCAGAAAAGATTTCCCGATACTGGAAACCCAGGTCAACGGTCATCAGATCGTATACTTTGACAACGGTGCGACCACTCAGAGGCCGCTTCCTGTCGTCAATGCTGTTGTGGACTATGTCACTCACCAGAATGGCAATCCGCACAGAGGCGCGCATATTTTCGCCATCTCTGCATCAGAAGCTTACGACACTTCCAAAGAGGTCGTCCGTGACTTCATCCATGCAAGAAGCGAAAAAGAAATCATTTATACCAGAAACACGACAGAATCCCTGAATCTCGTATCCCGCTCCTATGGCGAGACACACCTGAAGAAGGGCGACCATATCCTCATCACGATTGCGGAACATCATTCCAACCTCGTCACCTGGCAGAGAGCTGCCGAGAAGACAGGCGCTGTCCTTGACTATATCTACATTGACAAGGAAACCGGCCATTTCCCGGAAGAAGAACTCAAGAAGATCAATGATCCGAGAGTGAAGATTCTGGCATTTGCCCAGGTATCCAATGTGCTCGGTGTTGAATTCGATCCGAAGCCGCTGATAAAGAGAGCGCATGCGCATGGCGCAGTCGTCGTCCTTGACGGCGCGCAGTCCACACCGCACAAGCAGATCGACGTGCAGGATCTTGACTGTGATTTCTTCGCTTTCTCCGGACACAAGATGTGCTCCATGGGCGGCATCGGCGTTCTCTATGCCAAGGAAGAACTCCTTGATGAAATGGAACCGTTCCTCATGGGCGGAGACATGATTGAAACCGTAGAAGAACAGACGACGACCTTTGCAGAACTTCCGGCCAAGTTTGAAGCAGGCACGCAGTACGTCGAAGGCGCTGTCGGACTCGTCGCAGCCATCAAGTACATTCAGGCAATCGGATATGATGATATCCGCGCACAGGAAAGAAAGCTCGTCACCAGATGTCTGGAAGGCATGAAGAAACTGCCGTTCATCCAGATCATAGGACCGAAGAACCCGGAAGAAAAAGAAGGCCTCATCGCTTTCGAAGTCGAAGGTGTTCATCCGCATGATGTAGCACAGATCATGTCTGCAGAAGGCATCTGCATCCGCACCGGGCATCACTGCGCAGAACCGCTGCATCATTACCTTGGTGTCAATGCATCCTGCCGCGCAAGCTTCTATTTCTACAACACGGAAGAAGAAGTCGACTACTTCCTCGATAAACTGAAGGACGTGCGTAAAGTCATGGGGTATGATGACTGA
- the sufU gene encoding Fe-S cluster assembly sulfur transfer protein SufU, whose protein sequence is MELKQLYTDLILEYNKDKTNKRKIENPTVHEHGHNPSCGDDIDIEVKIEDGVIKDLAYTGTGCAISQASTAMMAELLQGRTVEEGIRLCRLFLDMIRGKVTDDESLEELEAAITLKDISKMPVRVKCATLGWHTLEMALTRIEKQLSEQK, encoded by the coding sequence ATGGAACTGAAACAGCTGTATACAGATCTGATTCTGGAATACAATAAAGACAAGACAAACAAACGCAAGATCGAAAATCCGACCGTGCATGAACATGGACATAATCCAAGCTGCGGCGATGATATCGATATCGAAGTGAAAATCGAAGACGGCGTGATCAAGGATCTCGCCTATACAGGTACAGGCTGCGCCATCAGCCAGGCTTCCACAGCCATGATGGCAGAACTTCTTCAGGGAAGAACCGTTGAAGAAGGAATCCGCCTCTGCCGCCTTTTCCTCGATATGATCCGCGGCAAGGTGACTGATGATGAAAGCCTCGAAGAACTCGAAGCAGCCATCACACTGAAGGATATTTCTAAAATGCCTGTCAGAGTCAAGTGTGCAACCCTCGGGTGGCATACACTGGAAATGGCGCTCACACGCATTGAAAAACAGCTCTCCGAGCAGAAATAA
- a CDS encoding winged helix-turn-helix transcriptional regulator has translation MEYMTYEEYLVNVKKGIVTDLGHCPVTPLLLMLQGKWKAQILYELCIHDTARFGLLKRMLKVITNASLTKALRELESDGLIKREQFNEIPPHVEYSLTEKGNDLQPIFYEIMKWGFHYDSDGNAI, from the coding sequence ATGGAATACATGACATACGAAGAATACCTGGTCAATGTGAAAAAAGGAATCGTGACCGATCTCGGCCACTGTCCCGTCACGCCGCTCCTCCTGATGCTGCAGGGAAAGTGGAAAGCCCAGATCCTTTATGAACTCTGTATCCACGATACGGCAAGATTCGGACTTTTGAAACGGATGCTCAAAGTAATCACGAATGCATCCCTTACGAAGGCTCTCCGCGAGCTGGAATCTGACGGGCTCATCAAAAGGGAACAATTCAATGAAATCCCGCCCCATGTAGAGTACTCTCTCACGGAAAAAGGAAACGATCTTCAGCCCATTTTTTATGAAATCATGAAATGGGGCTTCCATTACGACAGCGACGGAAATGCCATATAA